The Sphingomonas sp. LY54 genome includes a region encoding these proteins:
- a CDS encoding CpaD family pilus assembly protein, producing MASVKSSAALLVLGISLGACVHEPATNGLSAHYNPSLYSVNQPVVQRTDYVLDLGGGGGVGPADLDRLGAWFESLGLGYGDRVSIDSGAGYIDPSSRDAIARVAASYGLLLSDGAPVTAGRPQSGAVRVVLSRMTASVPDCPQWNSEEIGARVTTSPNFGCATNGNLAAMIADPTDLVRGQTSVGGTDAATYSKTVKVFRDRKPSGTDGAIKIEKVDGN from the coding sequence ATGGCATCCGTGAAATCATCCGCCGCCCTGCTCGTTCTCGGCATCTCCCTCGGCGCCTGCGTGCACGAGCCGGCCACGAACGGTCTCTCGGCGCATTATAATCCGAGCCTCTACTCGGTGAACCAGCCGGTCGTGCAGCGCACCGATTATGTGCTCGACCTCGGCGGCGGCGGGGGTGTGGGCCCGGCGGATCTGGATCGCCTCGGTGCCTGGTTCGAATCGCTCGGCCTCGGCTATGGCGATCGCGTCTCGATCGACAGTGGCGCCGGCTATATCGACCCTTCCAGCCGCGACGCGATCGCGCGCGTGGCTGCCTCCTATGGCCTGCTACTCAGCGATGGCGCCCCGGTCACGGCCGGGAGGCCGCAGTCCGGCGCCGTTCGGGTCGTCCTTAGCCGCATGACGGCGAGCGTCCCGGATTGCCCGCAGTGGAATTCGGAAGAAATCGGCGCCCGCGTCACGACCTCGCCCAATTTCGGCTGCGCCACGAACGGCAACCTCGCCGCGATGATCGCCGACCCGACCGATCTGGTCCGGGGCCAGACCTCCGTGGGCGGCACCGATGCGGCAACCTACTCGAAAACGGTCAAGGTCTTCCGCGACAGAAAGCCCAGCGGCACTGACGGTGCGATCAAAATCGAAAAGGTGGATGGCAACTGA
- a CDS encoding type II secretion system F family protein, translating into MTSTPPSGPTLLGVDVMMVATALAAIATFAVLVAIYTATTVRDPMAKRVKALNERREQLKAGIVASTSKRRKKITNKNEAADKVRNILGSLKMLQDEQVEKAQTRLMQAGIRSKDLAFVVIFARFVMPLVLGTAMLILVYGVDYFPDWSALKKYGLCAGTLLLSYKSPDLWLKNKIDKRTAAIRKGLPDALDLLVICAEAGLTVDAAFSRVARELGRAYPELGDEFALTSIELGFLTDRRSAFENLAQRIDLESVRGVVTTMIQTEKYGTPLASALRVLSAEFRNERMMRAEEKAARLPAIMTVPLILFILPVLFIVILGPAACAISDNLMS; encoded by the coding sequence ATGACCTCTACCCCTCCCAGCGGCCCAACCCTGCTCGGCGTCGACGTGATGATGGTGGCGACCGCGCTCGCGGCCATCGCGACCTTCGCCGTGCTCGTCGCCATCTACACCGCCACCACGGTGCGCGATCCGATGGCGAAGCGGGTCAAGGCGCTGAACGAGCGCCGCGAGCAGTTGAAGGCAGGCATCGTCGCCTCGACGTCCAAGCGCCGCAAGAAGATCACCAACAAGAACGAGGCGGCCGACAAGGTCCGCAACATCCTCGGCTCGTTGAAGATGCTCCAGGACGAGCAGGTCGAAAAAGCCCAAACGCGCCTGATGCAGGCCGGCATCCGCTCCAAGGACCTCGCCTTCGTCGTCATCTTCGCACGTTTCGTGATGCCGCTCGTCCTCGGCACCGCGATGCTGATCCTCGTCTATGGCGTGGACTATTTCCCCGATTGGTCGGCGCTGAAGAAATACGGCCTGTGCGCCGGCACGCTCCTGCTGAGCTACAAGTCGCCCGACCTCTGGCTCAAGAACAAGATCGACAAGCGCACTGCGGCCATCCGCAAGGGCCTGCCCGACGCGCTCGACCTGCTCGTGATCTGCGCCGAGGCCGGCCTCACCGTCGACGCCGCCTTCAGCCGCGTCGCTCGCGAACTCGGCCGCGCCTATCCCGAGCTGGGCGACGAATTCGCTTTGACCTCGATCGAGCTGGGCTTCCTGACCGACCGCCGCTCGGCGTTCGAGAACCTTGCCCAGCGCATCGACCTCGAATCGGTGCGCGGCGTCGTCACGACGATGATCCAGACCGAGAAATACGGCACGCCGCTCGCCAGCGCGTTGCGCGTGCTCTCCGCCGAATTCCGCAACGAGCGCATGATGCGCGCCGAGGAAAAGGCCGCGCGTCTGCCGGCGATCATGACCGTGCCGCTGATCCTGTTCATTCTGCCGGTGCTGTTCATCGTCATCCTCGGCCCGGCGGCCTGCGCGATCTCCGATAACCTGATGAGTTGA
- a CDS encoding type II secretion system F family protein: protein MVPMIAMMAGMLGTLALAYFAFAGPSVAKAQNRRLDQLRERHSRSAEVTQQVQLKKLMGGSNTRMDGLAQRLVPNPALLRKRIEQTGRSWSVGRYALVSAGIAVVVGTLLVLRGAPLLLGLFAGLFAGIGIPHFVIGRMIQRRIAKFTARFPDAIELMVRGLRSGLPISETIGIVASEIPGPVSVEFQSVSDKMRIGRTMEAALQETADRLGTPEFQFFVITLAIQRETGGNLAETLANLADVLRKRAQMKLKIRAMSSESKASAYIIGSLPFIVFAMIMMVNPTYMGQFFTDQRLIVAGLGGMVWMSFGAMIMAKMINFEI, encoded by the coding sequence ATGGTGCCGATGATCGCGATGATGGCCGGGATGCTGGGCACGCTGGCGCTCGCCTATTTCGCATTCGCCGGCCCGTCGGTGGCGAAGGCGCAGAACCGCCGCCTCGACCAGTTGCGCGAGCGCCACAGCAGGTCCGCTGAAGTCACCCAGCAGGTCCAGCTCAAGAAGCTGATGGGCGGTTCGAACACGCGCATGGACGGCCTTGCCCAGCGCCTGGTCCCCAATCCCGCCCTGCTGCGCAAGCGCATCGAACAGACTGGACGTTCCTGGTCGGTCGGCCGCTACGCTTTGGTCTCGGCCGGCATCGCGGTCGTCGTCGGCACCCTGCTAGTCCTGCGCGGCGCCCCGCTCCTCCTCGGCCTGTTTGCCGGCCTGTTTGCCGGGATTGGCATCCCCCACTTCGTTATCGGCCGCATGATCCAGCGCCGTATCGCCAAGTTCACCGCGCGCTTTCCCGACGCGATCGAGCTGATGGTGCGCGGCCTCCGCTCAGGTCTGCCGATCTCGGAGACGATCGGGATCGTCGCCTCGGAAATTCCGGGCCCGGTTTCGGTCGAGTTCCAGTCGGTCTCGGACAAGATGCGGATCGGTCGCACGATGGAGGCCGCGCTCCAGGAAACCGCCGACCGCCTCGGCACGCCCGAATTCCAGTTCTTCGTCATCACGCTCGCCATCCAGCGCGAGACCGGCGGCAATCTCGCCGAGACGCTCGCCAACCTGGCCGACGTGCTGCGTAAGCGCGCGCAGATGAAGCTCAAGATCCGCGCCATGTCGTCCGAGTCCAAGGCCTCGGCCTATATCATCGGCTCCCTGCCCTTCATCGTCTTCGCGATGATCATGATGGTCAATCCAACCTATATGGGCCAGTTCTTCACGGACCAGCGGCTGATCGTCGCCGGGCTCGGCGGCATGGTGTGGATGAGCTTCGGCGCCATGATCATGGCCAAGATGATCAACTTCGAGATTTAG
- a CDS encoding pilus assembly protein CpaE — translation MNAPFHGARSGGLRDPFTAFVCDEATAEILRPIAVEHGWAPEKVNKGGLRNAVQSLSVSASPNILFVDLSESGDPLNDINALAEVCEPGTVVIAAGQVNDVRLYRDLVASGIQDYLLKPFTPDQVRDAFAHAQMTISGPRTNEPSMERPHVVAAVIGARGGVGASTVASSMAWMMGDKINRSTALLDLDVHFGTGALSLDLEPGRGLTDAIENPSRIDGLFIERAMVRANDRLSVLSAEAPINQPLLTDGSAFFQLLEEMRAAFETTIIDLPRSMLVQHPHLLNDAHVAVLVVDLTLAATRDAIRILSWLKANAPQARVIVVANKVAPGGVQEINRKDFEKSIERAVDIVIPFDIKAATNAAKLGQPLVKGAGGAKIAQPFGKLCNMTVSAVDGDEATAESSPSGASLLGKLNLKGFVTKKPAKATA, via the coding sequence ATGAACGCTCCTTTCCATGGCGCCCGCTCCGGCGGCCTGCGCGACCCGTTCACCGCCTTTGTCTGCGACGAGGCGACGGCGGAAATCCTGCGTCCGATCGCGGTCGAACATGGCTGGGCGCCTGAAAAGGTCAACAAGGGCGGCCTGCGCAACGCGGTCCAGTCGCTCTCGGTGTCGGCGAGCCCAAACATCCTGTTCGTCGATCTCTCCGAATCCGGCGATCCGCTCAACGACATCAACGCCCTTGCCGAGGTTTGCGAGCCGGGAACGGTCGTGATCGCCGCCGGCCAGGTCAACGATGTCCGCCTCTACCGCGACCTCGTCGCGAGCGGCATCCAGGATTACCTGCTGAAGCCTTTCACGCCTGATCAGGTGCGGGACGCCTTCGCCCATGCGCAGATGACCATTTCCGGCCCGCGCACCAACGAGCCCTCGATGGAGCGGCCCCACGTCGTGGCGGCCGTGATCGGCGCTCGCGGCGGCGTCGGCGCTTCCACCGTCGCTTCGTCGATGGCCTGGATGATGGGCGACAAGATCAACCGGTCGACCGCCTTGCTCGATCTCGACGTCCATTTCGGCACCGGGGCGCTCTCGCTCGATCTCGAGCCCGGCCGCGGCCTCACCGACGCGATCGAGAATCCGAGCCGCATCGACGGCCTCTTCATCGAGCGCGCTATGGTCCGCGCCAACGACCGCCTCAGCGTGCTTTCGGCCGAAGCGCCGATCAACCAGCCTTTGCTGACCGACGGATCGGCCTTCTTCCAATTGCTCGAGGAAATGCGGGCGGCGTTCGAGACCACGATCATCGATCTGCCGCGCTCGATGCTGGTCCAGCATCCCCATCTCCTCAACGACGCGCATGTCGCCGTGCTGGTGGTCGACCTGACGCTGGCGGCCACGCGCGACGCCATCCGCATCCTTTCGTGGCTGAAGGCCAATGCGCCCCAGGCCCGAGTCATCGTGGTCGCCAACAAGGTCGCGCCCGGAGGCGTCCAGGAGATTAACCGCAAGGATTTCGAGAAATCGATCGAACGCGCGGTCGATATCGTCATCCCGTTCGACATCAAGGCGGCGACCAACGCCGCCAAGCTCGGCCAGCCCCTCGTCAAGGGCGCCGGCGGGGCCAAGATTGCGCAGCCATTCGGAAAGCTGTGCAACATGACGGTGTCGGCGGTCGACGGCGACGAGGCAACCGCGGAGAGCAGCCCGTCGGGCGCTTCCCTCCTCGGCAAGCTCAATCTCAAGGGTTTTGTGACGAAGAAGCCGGCGAAAGCCACGGCTTGA
- the ppdK gene encoding pyruvate, phosphate dikinase produces MSQYVYRFGGGVSDGGKGDKELLGGKGANLAEMASIGLPVPPGFTISTAMCARYYEEGEAFPDSLRAEVAEGIAHIEAITGKSFGDPADPLLVSVRSGARVSMPGMMDTVLNLGLNDGTVAGLVAASGDARFAWDSYRRFIQMYSDVVLGLDHGAFEEALEIAKEDKGVHLDTDLEAADWEALVRRYKELVEELWERPFPQDVHEQLWGAVGAVFGSWQSERAKVYRRLNHIPHDWGTAVNVQAMVFGNMGETSATGVAFTRDPSTGERAYYGEYLINAQGEDVVAGIRTPQYLTLAAREKAGAKQPSMEETLPEVYGQLARVFDLLENHYRDMQDIEFTVERGTLWMLQTRSGKRTAKAALKIAVDMAREGLISEEEAVLRVDAQALDQLLHPTLDPSAERNVIARGLPASPGAACGQAVFDADTAERYAGMNEPVILIRVETSPEDIHGMHAARGILTARGGMTSHAAVVARGMGRPCVSGAGGIAIDAKAKVMRAAGHEIKEGDVITIDGSTGEVMLGAVPTVQPELAGDFAALMVWADKVRRLRVRANAETPLDCRTAREFGAEGIGLCRTEHMFFDAERISNVRQMILAETEAGRRAALAKLLPAQRSDFEEIFRIMAGLPVTIRLLDPPLHEFLPHDEEEFAIVAAAADTTVDVLKRRVAELHEFNPMLGHRGCRLGITYPEIYEMQARAIFEAAVTVAKESGDAPIPEVMVPLVATKAELAIIRQLVDRTAKAVFEEQGMSVDYLVGTMIELPRAALMAGSIAEEAQFFSFGTNDLTQTTLGVSRDDAGRFLTTYVEKGIFARDPFVTIDVEGVGELIALAKERGRATAPGIKLGICGEHGGDPTSIAFCEDIGLDYVSASPYRVPIARLAAAQAALKKS; encoded by the coding sequence ATGAGCCAATATGTGTACCGCTTCGGCGGCGGCGTTTCGGACGGCGGCAAGGGCGACAAGGAATTGCTCGGCGGCAAGGGCGCCAACCTTGCCGAAATGGCCTCGATCGGCCTGCCGGTTCCTCCGGGCTTCACCATCTCGACCGCGATGTGCGCGCGCTATTACGAGGAAGGCGAGGCCTTTCCGGATAGCCTGCGCGCCGAAGTCGCCGAGGGCATCGCCCATATCGAGGCGATCACCGGCAAAAGCTTCGGCGATCCCGCCGATCCTTTGCTGGTCTCGGTCCGCTCGGGCGCCCGCGTATCGATGCCGGGCATGATGGACACGGTCCTCAATCTCGGCCTCAACGACGGGACCGTGGCCGGCCTCGTCGCAGCCTCGGGCGATGCGCGCTTCGCCTGGGACAGCTATCGCCGCTTCATCCAGATGTATTCGGACGTCGTGCTCGGGCTCGATCATGGCGCGTTCGAGGAAGCGCTCGAGATCGCCAAGGAGGATAAGGGCGTCCATCTCGACACCGACCTCGAGGCGGCCGACTGGGAGGCTTTGGTCCGGCGCTACAAGGAACTGGTCGAGGAATTGTGGGAGCGGCCGTTCCCGCAGGACGTGCACGAGCAGCTCTGGGGTGCGGTCGGCGCGGTGTTCGGCTCGTGGCAGTCCGAGCGCGCCAAGGTCTATCGCCGGTTGAACCACATCCCGCACGACTGGGGCACGGCGGTCAACGTCCAGGCGATGGTGTTCGGCAATATGGGCGAGACCTCGGCCACCGGCGTCGCCTTCACCCGCGATCCTTCGACCGGCGAGCGGGCCTATTATGGCGAATATCTGATCAACGCGCAGGGCGAGGACGTCGTCGCCGGCATCCGCACGCCGCAATATCTGACGCTCGCCGCCCGCGAGAAGGCCGGGGCGAAGCAGCCCTCGATGGAAGAGACGCTGCCCGAAGTCTACGGCCAGCTCGCGCGCGTGTTCGACCTGCTCGAGAACCATTATCGCGACATGCAGGACATCGAATTCACGGTGGAGCGCGGCACTTTATGGATGCTCCAGACGCGGAGCGGCAAGCGCACCGCCAAGGCGGCGCTCAAGATCGCCGTCGACATGGCGCGCGAGGGCCTGATTTCCGAGGAGGAAGCGGTGCTCCGCGTCGACGCGCAGGCGCTCGACCAGCTGCTCCACCCGACGCTCGATCCGAGCGCCGAGCGCAACGTCATCGCCCGCGGCCTGCCGGCCTCGCCGGGCGCGGCCTGCGGCCAGGCCGTATTCGATGCCGACACCGCCGAACGCTATGCCGGCATGAACGAGCCGGTCATCCTGATCCGGGTCGAAACCAGCCCCGAGGACATTCACGGCATGCACGCTGCCCGCGGCATCCTGACGGCGCGCGGCGGCATGACCAGCCATGCGGCGGTGGTCGCGCGCGGCATGGGCCGTCCCTGCGTCTCGGGCGCCGGCGGCATCGCCATCGACGCCAAGGCCAAGGTGATGCGCGCCGCCGGCCACGAGATCAAAGAAGGCGACGTCATCACGATCGACGGTTCCACCGGCGAAGTGATGCTCGGCGCCGTGCCGACCGTGCAGCCCGAGCTGGCCGGGGATTTCGCGGCGCTCATGGTCTGGGCCGACAAAGTGCGGCGTCTGCGCGTCCGCGCCAATGCCGAAACGCCGCTCGACTGTCGCACCGCGCGCGAATTCGGCGCCGAGGGCATCGGTCTTTGCCGTACCGAGCATATGTTCTTCGACGCTGAGCGGATCAGCAACGTCCGCCAGATGATCCTGGCCGAGACCGAGGCCGGCCGCCGTGCCGCGCTCGCCAAATTGCTCCCGGCCCAGCGCAGCGATTTCGAGGAGATCTTCCGGATCATGGCCGGGCTGCCGGTCACCATCCGCCTGCTCGATCCGCCCCTCCACGAATTCCTGCCGCACGACGAGGAGGAGTTCGCGATCGTCGCCGCCGCCGCCGACACGACGGTGGACGTGCTGAAGCGCCGCGTGGCCGAGCTGCATGAATTCAATCCGATGCTCGGCCATCGCGGCTGCCGGCTCGGCATCACCTATCCCGAAATCTACGAGATGCAGGCCCGCGCCATTTTCGAGGCGGCGGTGACCGTGGCGAAGGAGAGCGGCGACGCTCCGATCCCCGAAGTGATGGTGCCGCTGGTCGCGACCAAGGCCGAGCTCGCCATCATCCGTCAGCTGGTCGACCGCACCGCCAAGGCCGTGTTCGAAGAGCAGGGAATGTCCGTCGACTATCTGGTCGGGACGATGATCGAGCTGCCGCGCGCCGCGTTGATGGCCGGCAGCATCGCCGAGGAAGCGCAATTCTTCAGCTTCGGCACCAACGATCTCACGCAGACGACCCTGGGCGTCAGCCGCGACGATGCCGGCCGCTTCCTCACCACCTATGTCGAGAAGGGCATCTTCGCCCGCGACCCGTTCGTCACCATCGACGTCGAGGGCGTCGGCGAGCTGATCGCCTTGGCCAAGGAGCGGGGTAGGGCGACCGCGCCGGGCATCAAGCTCGGCATCTGCGGCGAGCATGGCGGCGATCCGACCTCGATCGCCTTCTGCGAGGATATCGGCCTCGATTACGTCTCGGCCTCGCCCTATCGCGTGCCGATCGCCCGCCTCGCGGCGGCGCAGGCGGCTCTGAAGAAGAGCTGA
- a CDS encoding type II and III secretion system protein family protein, with product MIVSKPFKRATLNTAFAALCVAGLGAAVAAPASAAPTPIKPSGEVLLSAGTGRLVNLSSPISDVFVANEAIADVQVRSSTQIYVFGKGNGETSVFATNKAGKVVYSTSVRVGQNLASIDDMLRLAMPEAQIQATPMNGMVLLTGTVAAPSDVEEAERLVQAFVGDEPKIVSRLKTATPLQVMLKVTIAEVSRSLVKQIGVNLQALDTTGGFQFFGARGRDFIDEANSKLLMPDGGGTLGALGNLFGLNVAGAVDLNENSGLVTILAEPTLTALSGETASFLAGGEFPIATSNGIQGTSIEFKQYGVSLAFSPVVLDGGRIAMRVRPEVSELSSDGAITLNNIEIPALTTRRTETTVELGSGQSLMLAGLLRNNGNNAVEKTPLLGDIPILGSLFRSSSFRRNETELVIVVTPYLVKPVHASQIALPTDGFRLSNEPRRVFIDQRNAGRSGEERPVASVAGPRTVSPGIASAVPSAPSQVPQVAPARQADGRPAAASAKPGFSF from the coding sequence ATGATCGTCAGCAAGCCTTTCAAGCGCGCGACCCTGAACACCGCCTTCGCGGCGCTGTGTGTCGCCGGTCTCGGTGCCGCGGTCGCCGCTCCGGCGAGCGCCGCTCCCACGCCGATCAAGCCGTCGGGCGAAGTCCTGCTCTCCGCCGGCACCGGCCGGCTGGTCAACCTCAGCAGCCCGATCAGCGACGTGTTCGTGGCCAACGAAGCCATTGCCGACGTTCAGGTCCGCTCCTCCACGCAGATCTACGTGTTCGGCAAGGGCAATGGCGAGACTTCGGTCTTCGCCACCAACAAGGCCGGCAAGGTCGTTTATTCGACCAGCGTCCGCGTCGGCCAGAACTTGGCGTCGATCGACGACATGCTGCGCCTGGCCATGCCCGAGGCGCAGATCCAGGCGACGCCGATGAACGGCATGGTCCTGCTGACCGGCACGGTCGCGGCGCCGAGCGACGTCGAAGAAGCCGAGCGTCTGGTCCAGGCCTTCGTCGGCGACGAACCCAAGATCGTCAGCCGCCTCAAGACGGCCACGCCGCTCCAGGTCATGCTCAAGGTCACGATCGCCGAAGTCAGCCGCTCGCTGGTCAAGCAGATCGGCGTCAACCTTCAGGCGCTCGACACGACCGGCGGCTTCCAGTTTTTCGGCGCTAGGGGCCGGGACTTCATCGATGAAGCGAATAGCAAGCTCCTCATGCCTGACGGCGGAGGCACGCTCGGGGCGCTCGGCAACCTGTTCGGCCTCAACGTGGCCGGAGCCGTCGATCTCAACGAGAATAGCGGCCTGGTCACGATCCTGGCCGAGCCGACGCTGACGGCTTTGTCGGGTGAGACCGCGAGCTTCCTCGCGGGCGGCGAATTCCCGATCGCGACATCGAACGGCATTCAGGGCACCTCGATCGAGTTCAAGCAATATGGCGTCAGCCTCGCTTTCTCTCCCGTCGTGCTCGATGGCGGCCGGATCGCGATGCGGGTGAGGCCGGAAGTGTCCGAACTCTCTTCGGACGGTGCGATTACGCTCAACAATATCGAGATCCCCGCCCTCACGACCCGGCGCACCGAAACCACGGTCGAGCTGGGTTCGGGACAGAGCCTGATGCTCGCCGGCCTGCTCCGCAACAACGGCAACAACGCGGTCGAAAAGACGCCCTTGCTCGGCGACATTCCGATCCTTGGCAGCCTGTTCCGGTCGTCGAGCTTCCGCCGCAACGAGACCGAGCTGGTCATCGTCGTGACGCCCTATCTGGTGAAGCCGGTGCATGCATCGCAGATCGCGCTCCCGACCGATGGCTTCCGCCTGTCCAACGAACCGCGCCGCGTGTTCATCGATCAGCGCAATGCCGGCCGCAGCGGCGAAGAACGGCCCGTGGCTTCGGTCGCCGGTCCGCGGACGGTCTCCCCGGGCATCGCCTCGGCCGTGCCTTCTGCGCCGTCGCAGGTTCCCCAGGTTGCGCCGGCCCGCCAGGCCGACGGCCGTCCGGCTGCCGCCTCGGCGAAGCCCGGCTTCAGCTTCTGA